DNA sequence from the Dreissena polymorpha isolate Duluth1 chromosome 3, UMN_Dpol_1.0, whole genome shotgun sequence genome:
catgctctgtgaaaagggggtttagtgcatgtgcgtaatatatatgagccatgctctgtgaaaaggggtttaatgcatgtgcgtgatatatatgagtcatgttctgtgaaaaggggtttaatgcatgtgcgtaatatatatgagtcatgctctgtgaaaagggggttaaatgcatgtgcgtaatatatatgagccatgctctgtgaaaagggggtttaatgcatgtgcgtaatataTATGAGCAATgttctgtggaaagggggtttaatgcatgtacgtaatacatatgagccatgctctgtaaaaagggggtttaatgcatgtatgtaatatgtatgagccatgctctgtgaaaagggagtttaatgcatgtacgtaatataaatgagccatgctctgtgaaaagggggtttaatgcatgtacgtaatatatatgagccatgctttgtgaaaagggggtttaatgcatgtatgttatatatatgagccatgctttgtgaaaagggggtttaatgcatgtgcgtaatatatatgagccatgctctgtgaaaagggggtttaatgcatgtgcgtaatatatatgagccatgctctgtgaaaagggggtttaatgcatgtgcgtaatatatatgagccattctctgtgaaaagggggtttaatgcatgtgcgttatatatatgagccatgctctgtgaaaagggggtttaatgcatgtacgtaatatatatgagccatgctctgtgaaaagggggtttaatgcatgtacgtaatatATAtgaaccatgctctgtgaaaagggggtttaatgcatgtgcgtaaggctacgatattttctttttacagaaagtctcttcatagccaAAATCTAGTAGTGGCGGACAGCGTCGTCCTTGCTCagtatgggacgacactttacgcacatgcattaaatccctttatcacagagcatggtccatgTTTTAACTTGccgatttattaaaaaaaaatcttaaatactAATTAATAATCAAACTGTTTATTATAAATacgttattttgaaaatattttgacatAATGCTCTGTTTAATTATATAACATATCGCGAAAAAGTAAACAACATAAACAGAATAAGTAATAATTATGCAGTCATTATTTGTGCAAAAGTATAAGCAAAATATGCAAGAATAAAGAAACGTTTTGaacaataaataatttgaacatacttgTTCTTCTATGTATAAACAAATAACGTTTAAACGTGCACAATATGTACATGGCCCACGGAGCCTTACACAAAGTATTTTAACACTGTTAAATACCCGAACTTGTTTCCTACCCACAAATCACCGTCGCTATCGATAGTCAACGAGAATGGGGAGCTGGTGCCCATAAATATTGATCGACGCTCAATTTCCGTGTCCATGATAAGAAACCCGCGGAACCTTCCGATAGGATCCAACACGTGTACGGTATGATTGGTATAGTCCACGCAGAGTATCTGGCCGAAACGGTCGCACCGGATCGATTCTGGGGCGAACCGATGGCGCGTAGAAAGACTAGGGCCCGAATATTCCGATTTCAATGAGCCATCTTGGTGGAATATCACGATACAGCCCTTGTTTCGATCCGAGACGCAAATTTCGTCGTTGTCGTTTACAGTTATTCTACACGGTTGCAATAGATTGTCTCCGCATGGTATTACAGTCTTTGATCCTGAGGAGACGTCCAACCGCACAATTTTGTTCTTATCGTTGGCTTTTCTATGCATATTCTCAACCTCGCATATAAAAACCTCGTTTTGACTGTTTGAGAAAATCCCTCTGGGAATAAGAGCCGTTTCGAACGTTCGCAGCACAACAAAATCGTGACTTAGCACTTTGATACATTTCTGCAAGTGGCAAGACACGGCGTAGCCTTCTTTCAACGTACAGATGCAGTCCATTTTACTTTCCATATCCACCGATTTCTTTATAGTTCCATCTTTGTTTACAAGGTAAATAAGGGGACCCCATTGCCATACCACTAAAACTTCGCCATTTTCCGCGCGACACATGGTGGTAACGCATCGGGCACTTATCCCATCGGGCCGAAAAGATGTTATTCTTTTAACTTCTATTCGCCAAGGCACGATATCCTTAGAATAAATGCCCAAAATTTCTTCTGGAGTCAATATCACATCATTTTTCACTTCTGGAATGGAAGTTATTTGTGATATAGAACGTTCGGAAAGGCATTCTGGTAAAGAAATTTCAACATCGCGAATTGATTTCACCATAGATGTACAATCCGATATTAAACCTTCGCTATTTAAAGATGCAACCAAGCGTTCGGAAGTTAATATGCATGACTTTGCGGTTGATATAAAACTGTTAAATTCCTGTATTTTGGTTTCCATTCGCGCTAATTCGGTATCATGGTCTAGTttgatataatttaataaatcatCGACCATACCCATGTCATCTTCGGACAGCATTTGAGCTCGGGTAAACAACTCTTTTGAGATTTCTAAATAATGAGAATGAGACCGGTCAATATTATGTTGTAAATCATGAATAACTATACTTGCGTAGCGTAGAAGGTTTTTCAATTTCTCCAGCTCTTTGTCGATTCTCTTTGAAGTTAAACAAATCGCCTTCTTTGTAGTTATAACATTATGTTCCTGGTGCGTATGTTCGCATTCCGGACGTATTATCCGCTCACATTCAAGGCAATAGCGATCCGAAAGTAGATCACTGTGAAGGTCATGGCCACTGGGAAAAGATATTGTATCGATACTTAATTTTACCTCAGTTTCATATTCACTCGATTTTCGTCTGCTACCACCACACTCTTGATTTCCATTTGAATGACCGTTATCCATAATTCCAATTATATCAAACTTGATTTTTGTCTTCATAGTAATCTATTTATATATTCATTCATGGTTTAATCAACACTAGCTTACTCTACAACGAACCTGATGCAAGCTCGGTACTTCACTGTGTATTTTCGTTTCGCTTTCAACACTCGATCATCTTAAGAAGCATTCGAACGAATGTTTTGCTCGTTATCAACTCGTTTATGATACGCATATACATGGTTTAAATATCCACAATACATAAACGCGGTTAGTTTTTTTTAACTCTCATTCGTGTTTAATAAAACATCTCGATTTAATTTatttacgttttatttcttaCAGTTATTTCTTCACCATTACTTCATTGTTTGGCAAACAATATATTATTCAACGATATACGCAGTGTTTATCATCAAACTATTTTGCTAAAGCCAATTGCCGTACTAAGAATCTGCGATATCGATTCTTAATGCAGAGTGATTCTGTACTTGCTTATAAGACTAAATATATGTGGGCGACACATCGATCTGTTGTTGAATATACACTCCCAGCAGTTAGATCCATACATGATCTGGAAAGAAACAAAAGCGGAGTTCACTGCAAGGTTAATAGAgacatattgaaataaataaactcaTTAAAAGTTTGAACAAACTCCAAATTGACATACTCCTTTTCAATCACATTTTTCATGTATTCATAATCGCCAAactgatcatcatcatcatcatcatcatcatcatcatcatcatcatcaccatcaccatcatcgtcatcgtcatcgtcatcatcatcgccatcatcatcatcatcatcatcatcatcatcatcatcatcatcatcatcatcatcatcatcatcaccatcaccgtCACCGTCaccgtcatcgtcatcgtcatcgccatcgtcatcatcatcatcatcatcaccatcatcatcatcatcatcatcatcatcatcatcatcatcatcatcaacatcactatcatcatcatcatcatcatcgtcatcatcatcatcatcatcatcatcatcatcatcatcatcatcatcatcatcatcatcatcatcaccatcactatcatcatcatcattatcgtcatcgtcatcgtcgtcgtcgtcgtcgttctaagcataatcatcatcatcaccatcatcatcatcatcatcatcatcatcatcatcatcatcatcatcatcatcaatcatcgtcatcatcatcatcatcatcatcatcatcatcatcatcatcatcatcataaaaatcacacaaaaacacCAGCGATATCAaaagttattgttattttatatttttaaataattaatatattacacATCATTTGAATACATGCTCGATTCATCAATCTGAAATGATACTCAACGACAagtcccgggggggggggtaacttcctatatacgggtatataggggtgtgccgattttatggggtgtgtttttcgactaaaattatagatatgggtatgatTTTGAGCATCttagtatagatatgggtattgaaatcagaaatttgcttgtatataaatgcatttagatttgaaagtatcagtatcacaatgggtatgataaatgtcatttttgtatataaatgggtatcaaaaagtaaatttcagaagcgggaaagatataatagcaaattcaataagtatactgtccTGATATtaaagagattaaaattctagtatgaaatgtgtccactttatcaaattctagtattttaaTGGGTCCAAtttatcaaacttcttgtattgaaatgggtccaatTTCtcaaagcgggtatatacgatcttgtcaaatatttattaattaatatacaatgtgtaaaaaaacttattaaacatatatttcaatataaactaaaataaaatttaagaagaacatgtgtcgaaaaatgctaaatatgctagatatttaattctgaaatcgaaaaaggctgtacagccgaattcgccagcatgtatatcatgcatgtacgatgtgaatctaaatttagtttaacggttcatttgaaattcttgcagcgatatcgattcataagacacacgaacacttaattaaaagacgaatgcatcggttattgtaggaaaatattacgaattatctttgtcacaatcggctcggggcgctaatttgtatttgctgcattttatgaaattcgtcttaaatgtatcatttttcttgcatattgtgtgttattataacatatttgtatcaatatattacaattcaacacatataaaaatcgtataatctcgcttcaatggtatcgtatacaaatgggtatgctttttcaaaaatcttgtatcaaaatgggtctactttatcagagttccggtataaaaatgggtcatatTTCGGAAGTTTTAGCGGGagacccctaccctaaaatttgggacgTTACCCCCCGGGCGAGAAGTGTTTGTTTCAACTTGTATTCATCCGTGCCGTTATTATATATTACagatatttttgtttttctaaacAAACTCTGCTTTCTTCTGCATTAAAATGCTATGTGATATCGATGCTATGTATATCAGCATATTGCATcgaaagtgcgcaagattactaGACAGCATCGCAGATCAGTAGCTACTTTGATTCAGATTTATTTACTTTACGCATTCGTTTCATTCACGTATTTACCTCCGTCATGATAATCTTCTTCTTTATCGTATGCATAATTATCACCATAACTATATCTTCGACGCACACCCGTCCGGTAATTATCGATAACTGAAACTAAAATAAGTCTTGTCCCAGGTATTGTATTATGTCACAATTGCTTTCTCTACAAATGCCTACAAATACATGGGCACTTTCATTCCaacggaaatgacgtcatcattGCGTCATTAAATATCGCGGCAATAATTCCGCGTCCGCATGTTGATGCGATGCTGACGAGGATCTGGGTGCGTATTTAGTCCTGTCATATTTTGCGTGAGAgttgtttctttttaaaattaacaactcTATGCAcagacatatatttattttattaatttaaacgtatCTTTCATATTTTGGAATTATTATTGACGTAATGGattagaaataaatgtgttttttcaaaGAGGCTGAAATACACTTGTATTTTGTAAATTTGTTGTAATTAtcgtgtttttgtgtgtgttaactTTAGTTTTATATGCTTCATCAAACGACAAGTAACACTTTCTCGCTTGTTGTGTTTAGTGATTAGATATAtgctaaaatgattttatttatgcCTTTATATTGAACTTTTTCTTATGAGTTTTGTTCAGTGCACACATTTTATGCAGACGCCATGGTGCTGTATGTATTTTCACATTGTTAAATACTGCAAATCGCTAAATATTTGAgatttgtttacttatttttggTTTTGATCAATATTTTGTGCCTAGACAAgttgaataataaatataataactgGTTATTGTCATATGATAACATATTAATATCGGACTCGGATTCCATGTGTCGTTATCCCCTTTGTGACCATGCATTCTCTACGGGCAATGGTGTTACATACTCGCTACATGCTATTcgataataatataattaataaatattatacttagaatattgacGTGTTTATCCGTAAACAAACAACGAATGTTTaacttaatgcacatgaattCTCCATGTAATTGCCAGCAAATCGAAACATCCACGCTACAATCAATTTGATTTCCGTTTGATACAACGATATTATTAGGAAAATCTCGACTAACAGTTAATGCTATAATTATAGAAATACTTCATCAATCGCATGTTGAAGTTAAATGTCCATACATATGTTAACTACGAATATGGCGTGCGAGCGTGCACAAGGGAAGAAAGTACATTCTTTAGAAAGCTTTATCAATATACGGTCAGGTATTAGCAGCATAACTCACGAGCACTATAACAGCACTTGGTGTCTTTTAGAGGAATTGTAGAAATATCAACTCATGTA
Encoded proteins:
- the LOC127872853 gene encoding uncharacterized protein LOC127872853 isoform X2, which translates into the protein MKTKIKFDIIGIMDNGHSNGNQECGGSRRKSSEYETEVKLSIDTISFPSGHDLHSDLLSDRYCLECERIIRPECEHTHQEHNVITTKKAICLTSKRIDKELEKLKNLLRYAKVKNDVILTPEEILGIYSKDIVPWRIEVKRITSFRPDGISARCVTTMCRAENGEVLVVWQWGPLIYLVNKDGTIKKSVDMESKMDCICTLKEGYAVSCHLQKCIKVLSHDFVVLRTFETALIPRGIFSNSQNEVFICEVENMHRKANDKNKIVRLDVSSGSKTVIPCGDNLLQPCRITVNDNDEICVSDRNKGCIVIFHQDGSLKSEYSGPSLSTRHRFAPESIRCDRFGQILCVDYTNHTVHVLDPIGRFRGFLIMDTEIERRSIFMGTSSPFSLTIDSDGDLWVGNKFGYLTVLKYFV
- the LOC127872853 gene encoding uncharacterized protein LOC127872853 isoform X1, which gives rise to MKTKIKFDIIGIMDNGHSNGNQECGGSRRKSSEYETEVKLSIDTISFPSGHDLHSDLLSDRYCLECERIIRPECEHTHQEHNVITTKKAICLTSKRIDKELEKLKNLLRYASIVIHDLQHNIDRSHSHYLEISKELFTRAQMLSEDDMGMVDDLLNYIKLDHDTELARMETKIQEFNSFISTAKSCILTSERLVASLNSEGLISDCTSMVKSIRDVEISLPECLSERSISQITSIPEVKNDVILTPEEILGIYSKDIVPWRIEVKRITSFRPDGISARCVTTMCRAENGEVLVVWQWGPLIYLVNKDGTIKKSVDMESKMDCICTLKEGYAVSCHLQKCIKVLSHDFVVLRTFETALIPRGIFSNSQNEVFICEVENMHRKANDKNKIVRLDVSSGSKTVIPCGDNLLQPCRITVNDNDEICVSDRNKGCIVIFHQDGSLKSEYSGPSLSTRHRFAPESIRCDRFGQILCVDYTNHTVHVLDPIGRFRGFLIMDTEIERRSIFMGTSSPFSLTIDSDGDLWVGNKFGYLTVLKYFV